One Turneriella parva DSM 21527 genomic region harbors:
- a CDS encoding RNA polymerase sigma factor translates to MHATRSDQIVTYLDRLTAYAQSRVADKELAADAVQEAITKAVKASAQLKDEEKLLPWLYAILRNTIAGLARRQGREIATADFAEVAAPEPHDDDAVCECFKPLIATLPSDYGDVLQALDLDETPRENLAAKMGISVLNLNVKLHRAREKLREAIESTCKMCAKHGCLNCTCGQ, encoded by the coding sequence ATGCACGCGACGCGCTCTGATCAAATCGTCACTTACCTCGACCGCCTGACTGCGTATGCGCAGAGTCGTGTCGCCGACAAAGAGCTCGCGGCAGACGCGGTTCAAGAGGCTATCACCAAGGCCGTGAAGGCGTCGGCCCAGCTCAAAGACGAAGAGAAATTGCTGCCATGGCTTTACGCAATTCTCAGAAATACGATCGCCGGGCTGGCGCGGCGGCAGGGCCGGGAGATCGCGACCGCAGATTTCGCCGAAGTCGCCGCCCCAGAGCCGCATGATGACGATGCCGTCTGTGAATGCTTTAAGCCTCTGATCGCGACGCTGCCTTCAGATTATGGTGACGTGCTTCAGGCGCTTGATCTCGACGAGACACCGCGCGAAAACCTGGCTGCCAAAATGGGCATATCAGTGCTGAACCTGAACGTCAAGCTGCACCGGGCGCGCGAAAAACTGCGCGAAGCCATCGAATCGACGTGCAAGATGTGCGCGAAGCACGGTTGCCTCAATTGCACGTGCGGTCAATAG
- a CDS encoding TolC family protein, producing the protein MRAVSISTCSIILCALRSARKRIAEAEALEVQHAAAQAIQNLAFETSTAYFALQTALHKYQVEKLNFETAEDSVVMHRRLHEAGNISDLELAIEEASFSEIRVSLQKAEIEAHLLRENLNRLLGLWGSDTQWKIAAVVPAIPQVDGPLTELEATAIKNRSDIQAMMAGLDFYREQLKAAESVRWVPQLETGVDVAFEEDAYKIGPHLQYEIPIFDRGEARIEKLVNLYRMRLRQLENLAVHVRADVRSARDKMIAARQRVHFYHQQILPQRAKATELMQVQYNAMLAGIFHLIAARQNELKAEKEYLDAHRDYYTARAELERATGANLTPRPPLLKGEGEKKETK; encoded by the coding sequence TTGAGAGCGGTATCGATCTCAACCTGCTCGATTATTTTATGCGCTCTGCGCTCTGCGCGCAAGCGCATCGCAGAAGCCGAAGCGCTTGAGGTGCAGCATGCAGCCGCGCAGGCGATTCAGAACCTGGCATTCGAGACGAGTACAGCGTACTTCGCTCTGCAGACGGCATTGCACAAGTATCAGGTCGAGAAACTCAATTTTGAGACTGCCGAAGATTCAGTGGTGATGCACCGCCGCCTGCATGAAGCCGGCAACATCAGCGATCTTGAACTCGCCATCGAAGAGGCTAGCTTCTCTGAAATACGAGTCTCGTTGCAGAAAGCCGAAATTGAAGCTCATCTGCTGCGTGAGAACCTTAACCGGCTCCTGGGCTTGTGGGGCAGTGACACGCAATGGAAAATTGCCGCAGTTGTGCCTGCGATACCCCAAGTAGACGGGCCGCTCACAGAACTCGAAGCCACCGCGATCAAGAACAGGTCAGACATTCAGGCAATGATGGCTGGGCTCGATTTCTACCGCGAGCAGCTGAAGGCTGCCGAAAGCGTGCGCTGGGTGCCACAGCTCGAAACAGGTGTCGACGTGGCCTTTGAAGAAGATGCCTACAAGATCGGCCCGCACCTGCAGTACGAGATTCCGATATTCGACAGGGGCGAGGCGCGCATTGAAAAACTTGTGAACCTCTACCGCATGCGTCTGAGGCAACTTGAGAATCTTGCCGTGCATGTGCGTGCCGACGTGCGCAGCGCGCGCGACAAGATGATCGCCGCGCGCCAGCGCGTGCATTTCTACCACCAGCAGATTTTACCGCAGCGCGCGAAGGCGACGGAACTGATGCAGGTGCAGTACAACGCGATGCTCGCCGGTATCTTTCACCTGATCGCAGCGCGGCAGAATGAACTGAAGGCAGAAAAAGAGTATCTCGACGCGCACCGCGACTATTATACCGCGCGGGCCGAACTCGAACGGGCGACGGGAGCAAACCTCACCCCCCGACCCCCTCTCCTGAAAGGAGAGGGGGAGAAGAAGGAGACAAAATGA
- a CDS encoding phosphate/phosphite/phosphonate ABC transporter substrate-binding protein, which produces MNARRAIQIFFVIAGLALLTGCSEKVSVDETSLVAGQRDEVYGKHEISAKGSLSESQPAEAINFGITPWDEPEKLKRMYAPFIAHLSERLKLRVRFVVAQEYNDLVADLKRGIIHIAAFSPGAYSDALDQGIEREAVYVASTQDSGNSHYRGLVISRPQYKSLKELKGKTFAFVEKGSSSGYKFPLALLLQKGIDPYRYFSKVFYLGSHAHVVEAVANGKADAGATWDGYAEKTPAYRDKKIATLFKTQPIPYDAILVYRKKGPQFARKVQQHLLSIDTKTTTASGEKVLNKELGFPYTGYVVHKPQVYDVVRQTSRLVKNYKPPKE; this is translated from the coding sequence ATGAATGCGCGGCGGGCGATTCAGATTTTTTTCGTCATCGCGGGCCTTGCACTGCTGACGGGCTGCAGTGAAAAGGTTTCGGTCGACGAGACCTCACTGGTTGCAGGCCAGCGCGACGAAGTTTACGGCAAACACGAGATCAGCGCCAAAGGTTCGCTCAGCGAAAGCCAGCCTGCCGAGGCAATCAACTTCGGCATTACTCCATGGGATGAACCCGAAAAATTGAAGCGCATGTACGCGCCATTTATCGCGCACCTCAGCGAACGCCTTAAGCTGCGCGTACGCTTTGTCGTGGCGCAAGAGTACAACGATCTGGTCGCCGACCTGAAACGCGGCATCATTCACATCGCCGCGTTTTCACCGGGCGCCTACAGCGACGCCCTCGACCAGGGTATTGAACGCGAAGCGGTTTACGTCGCTTCGACGCAAGATAGCGGCAACAGCCATTACCGGGGTCTCGTCATCAGCAGGCCTCAGTACAAATCACTCAAAGAACTGAAGGGAAAAACTTTTGCCTTCGTCGAGAAAGGCAGTTCGTCGGGCTACAAGTTTCCGTTGGCGCTGCTGTTACAGAAGGGTATAGATCCTTACCGATATTTTTCAAAAGTGTTTTATCTGGGTTCACATGCGCATGTGGTTGAAGCGGTCGCAAATGGCAAGGCGGATGCAGGCGCCACATGGGATGGCTACGCAGAAAAAACCCCGGCGTACCGTGACAAGAAAATTGCCACACTTTTCAAAACACAGCCGATACCCTATGATGCTATTCTCGTCTACCGCAAAAAAGGGCCGCAGTTTGCGCGCAAGGTGCAGCAACACCTGCTATCGATCGATACAAAAACGACGACCGCAAGTGGTGAAAAGGTTCTGAACAAAGAACTCGGTTTCCCGTACACGGGTTACGTGGTGCACAAGCCACAGGTCTATGACGTCGTGAGACAGACGAGCCGACTCGTGAAAAACTATAAGCCGCCAAAAGAATGA
- a CDS encoding ArsR/SmtB family transcription factor, with translation MAGVLPLIKALGEPVRIRLYLLLKKTPLTVSELSHVLDLSQSNTSHHVKALRELDLLTAEKTGQHTYYALNQAQCGEPNIAAALALLEEASVEISEVRSDAVRLRTILAERSADTFTRWRMEQPDLPYSDIFAHLAGGRRGVVADIACGEGDFFENLALSFERVIAVDIDAAHVLRAAGRRGSDRVQVLQADAQTMPLAAESCDAVILRMALSQIPEPATALAEALRILKRGGYLSVIDSDNPQGKSLRKILQNAIAENRGIRLDVERQLPRLFMLRLQKI, from the coding sequence AAAAAACGCCGCTGACAGTGTCTGAACTTTCACACGTGCTCGATCTCTCGCAGTCGAACACGAGCCACCACGTCAAGGCGCTGCGCGAACTCGATTTGCTCACTGCCGAAAAAACCGGGCAGCATACCTATTACGCCCTGAACCAGGCGCAATGCGGCGAGCCCAATATCGCCGCTGCGCTCGCCCTGCTTGAAGAGGCAAGCGTTGAAATCTCTGAAGTGCGCAGTGACGCAGTTAGGCTGCGCACGATACTCGCCGAAAGGTCGGCCGACACGTTCACGCGTTGGCGCATGGAGCAGCCCGACCTGCCGTATTCAGATATCTTCGCGCATCTCGCGGGTGGCAGGCGAGGTGTCGTAGCCGACATTGCCTGCGGTGAAGGCGATTTTTTTGAGAACCTCGCGCTGTCGTTTGAGCGTGTCATCGCAGTCGACATCGACGCGGCGCACGTGCTGCGCGCAGCAGGCCGGCGGGGCAGCGACCGCGTTCAGGTTTTACAGGCCGATGCGCAGACGATGCCGCTTGCAGCAGAGAGCTGCGATGCAGTGATTCTGCGTATGGCGCTGTCGCAGATTCCCGAGCCGGCGACCGCGCTTGCCGAAGCACTGCGAATTCTCAAAAGAGGGGGTTACCTGAGTGTCATCGATTCTGATAACCCTCAGGGCAAAAGCCTCAGAAAAATTCTGCAAAATGCGATCGCCGAAAACCGCGGTATTCGCCTCGACGTCGAAAGACAGTTGCCGCGGCTTTTTATGCTGCGCCTGCAGAAGATTTAG
- a CDS encoding SpoIIE family protein phosphatase → MKRFARIQESVWSAVQTLASKQLVPAGIYERIKNYTLTGKINFIVLAAAVPMFLLLSLLFLFLYIQLKGQLDATLIQKKIATKNAFNYYERTTLVYAKMLAENPYVKKELLAETINVGPILRVCNQVQSSVYLNRITVHDRKGSVVVHSHNTSDFGANEISRPEIANALKKGENTPLLAYENGQLILQNTVPVYFEGETVGAITAGYVLNDSFARSISELTQAGVFFVLNGKIIASSFADYANAGNRQDYDELNNTWSVTRTVYTTENNKKRSLSLDLRYLPVVTERVSPEIHQAGIAVAIQPPFSRVALYALIWGSFAFSLAVVLFGILLALKIGHNIANYAASISTAMTDYAEGDLNQRMSRLANDELGRVAAGFNHLASELQKKIAEIQEANENLEQKVVVRTKDLNRALADITSLKEIQEGDYLLTDLLIRPLSGHAYGVGRLQAEIFIEQKKKYNFKGKTGDIGGDYCLLSSLQFEDSDGEWLFFFNGDAMGKSTQGASGALICGVTLHSIFSRNSKRSRIPTKPGQYLSMVYHELNHIFSLFDSSMLMSAACGLIHAQTGTMYYFNCEHPWSVLLRDGKATFIENELTMRKLGMPMQAERLLVRRMQLNPGDTLVLGSDGRDDIEIAAQIDSDETRFLEIVERSGGKLAEIVKIIDSYGRRTDDLSLMRIQVN, encoded by the coding sequence ATGAAACGATTTGCGCGCATTCAAGAATCGGTCTGGTCTGCAGTGCAGACGCTCGCTTCAAAGCAGCTCGTGCCTGCGGGCATCTACGAGCGCATCAAAAACTATACCCTGACGGGAAAAATCAATTTCATCGTGCTCGCCGCCGCGGTGCCGATGTTCTTGCTGCTGAGCCTGCTCTTCTTGTTTCTCTATATTCAGCTCAAAGGCCAGCTCGATGCGACGCTGATTCAGAAGAAGATTGCGACCAAAAATGCATTTAACTACTATGAACGCACGACACTCGTTTATGCAAAGATGCTGGCAGAAAACCCTTACGTGAAAAAAGAGCTGCTGGCTGAAACGATCAACGTCGGCCCGATTCTGCGCGTCTGCAATCAGGTTCAATCGAGCGTTTATCTGAACCGCATTACGGTTCACGATCGTAAAGGTTCGGTCGTGGTACACAGCCACAACACTTCTGATTTCGGCGCCAACGAAATCAGCAGACCCGAAATTGCAAATGCGCTCAAAAAGGGTGAAAACACTCCCCTATTGGCTTATGAAAACGGCCAGTTAATTCTGCAGAATACCGTGCCCGTTTATTTTGAAGGTGAGACGGTCGGCGCGATAACTGCAGGGTACGTGCTGAACGACAGCTTCGCAAGGTCGATTTCAGAGCTGACACAGGCCGGGGTGTTTTTCGTGCTGAATGGCAAGATTATCGCCTCGTCATTTGCCGACTACGCAAACGCCGGCAACCGACAAGATTACGATGAACTGAATAACACCTGGTCTGTCACCCGAACGGTCTACACCACAGAAAACAATAAGAAGCGCTCGCTGTCACTTGACCTGCGCTATTTACCGGTCGTGACCGAACGCGTTTCACCAGAAATACATCAGGCAGGTATCGCGGTGGCGATTCAGCCCCCGTTCTCGCGTGTGGCGCTCTACGCCCTCATCTGGGGCTCTTTCGCGTTTAGCCTGGCAGTTGTCCTTTTTGGTATTCTGCTCGCACTCAAGATTGGCCACAATATTGCCAACTACGCCGCTTCGATCTCGACAGCAATGACTGACTACGCAGAAGGCGATCTCAACCAACGCATGTCTCGCCTTGCGAACGATGAACTCGGGCGGGTTGCGGCCGGCTTCAACCATCTCGCCTCTGAGCTGCAAAAGAAGATTGCCGAGATTCAAGAAGCGAATGAGAATCTCGAACAGAAGGTCGTCGTGCGTACGAAAGATCTGAACCGTGCGCTTGCCGACATCACCTCGCTTAAAGAAATTCAAGAGGGCGACTATCTTTTGACAGACCTTCTGATCAGACCACTCTCGGGCCATGCCTACGGTGTTGGCCGGCTACAGGCTGAAATCTTCATCGAGCAGAAAAAGAAATACAACTTCAAGGGTAAAACCGGCGACATCGGCGGCGACTATTGTCTGCTTTCGTCGCTGCAATTTGAAGACAGCGACGGCGAATGGCTATTTTTCTTCAACGGCGACGCAATGGGCAAATCAACCCAAGGCGCATCGGGCGCGCTCATTTGCGGAGTTACCCTACACTCAATTTTTTCGCGCAATTCAAAGCGCAGCCGAATCCCCACAAAACCGGGGCAGTACCTGTCGATGGTATACCATGAGCTCAACCATATTTTCTCGCTGTTCGATTCTTCGATGCTGATGTCGGCCGCATGCGGCCTGATACATGCACAGACGGGCACCATGTATTATTTCAACTGCGAACATCCCTGGTCGGTTTTACTGAGAGACGGCAAGGCGACCTTTATCGAGAACGAGCTAACGATGCGCAAATTGGGCATGCCGATGCAGGCAGAGCGGCTGCTCGTGCGCCGCATGCAGTTAAACCCGGGCGACACTCTGGTGCTTGGGTCAGACGGGCGCGACGACATCGAAATTGCGGCGCAAATTGACTCTGATGAGACACGTTTTCTGGAGATTGTCGAACGAAGCGGCGGCAAATTAGCCGAAATTGTAAAGATAATCGACAGTTACGGTCGCCGCACCGACGATCTTTCGCTCATGCGCATTCAGGTAAATTAA
- a CDS encoding heavy metal-binding domain-containing protein, translating to MLLAANLLLPLACASSTNLPPVTAVGALQRSAVAEGAPYASQILHLDAPAAKSSEPAANEHEHGEFAYVCPMHPEVQSDKPGKCPKCGMKLVPREPKKNKEPSHEHH from the coding sequence ATGCTACTCGCAGCCAACCTGCTCTTGCCTCTGGCATGCGCCTCGTCGACGAATTTGCCGCCAGTGACCGCGGTCGGTGCGCTGCAGCGCAGCGCCGTAGCCGAAGGGGCACCATACGCTTCGCAGATTTTGCACCTTGATGCACCTGCTGCGAAAAGCAGCGAACCTGCCGCCAATGAACACGAGCATGGCGAGTTCGCCTATGTCTGTCCGATGCACCCTGAAGTGCAAAGCGACAAACCGGGAAAATGCCCCAAGTGCGGCATGAAACTCGTGCCGCGCGAACCCAAAAAAAACAAGGAGCCATCGCATGAGCACCATTAG
- a CDS encoding DUF642 domain-containing protein codes for MRSTQFAMLAIFAGVASCAQVQDDDDMADAAAAELNKLSLYQPAALPAPQTQGLPSEYLQVGENLLINGSFETPVLQTLWSDLANADVPGWHGSWVDETCTAAVRLELQSKDLYSLSPDLNQYAELDSENACTADARLKLTQTFYTQPNHIYRLSFWMRARDAEHAMGLKVTIGGAQTFDYVPTADTWQVVTINFEATASTTTLSFTDTGAGDTYGTLLDAVAVSEISVNTEAMPKPTGKKGKRGKRRHSFEGGRRHKDCRK; via the coding sequence ATGAGAAGTACTCAATTCGCGATGCTCGCGATCTTTGCGGGTGTGGCTTCGTGCGCACAGGTTCAAGACGACGATGACATGGCCGATGCGGCTGCGGCAGAGCTCAACAAGCTGAGCTTGTACCAACCGGCGGCGCTGCCTGCGCCACAAACTCAGGGTTTACCCTCAGAATATCTGCAGGTCGGTGAAAACCTGCTGATTAACGGTTCTTTTGAAACGCCGGTTTTGCAGACGCTTTGGTCAGACCTCGCGAATGCAGACGTGCCTGGCTGGCATGGCAGCTGGGTCGACGAAACCTGCACAGCAGCGGTGCGCCTTGAGCTGCAATCAAAAGATTTATATTCGCTCTCGCCCGATCTGAATCAATATGCCGAACTCGATTCTGAGAATGCATGCACGGCTGATGCGCGGCTCAAGTTAACGCAGACTTTTTACACGCAGCCCAACCACATCTATCGCCTCAGCTTTTGGATGCGCGCTCGCGATGCCGAACATGCAATGGGGCTTAAGGTTACTATCGGCGGCGCGCAGACTTTCGATTATGTGCCGACGGCAGACACATGGCAGGTGGTCACCATCAATTTTGAAGCGACTGCTTCAACGACAACGCTTTCTTTTACCGATACGGGTGCAGGAGATACTTACGGTACGCTGCTCGATGCCGTGGCCGTAAGTGAAATCAGCGTCAACACTGAGGCGATGCCTAAACCCACGGGCAAAAAAGGTAAGCGCGGCAAGCGCAGGCACTCTTTCGAGGGCGGCCGCCGCCACAAAGACTGCCGCAAATAG
- a CDS encoding PilZ domain-containing protein has translation MENKKSEQKRQQGRLRVAIDGQYRFAGEPEWQNCTIFDLSPSGMALGGKQSFYAGDKIEVRFVLEKRTVTAELEVTNLIGKKAGGKILKMTDDDRGYVQEILNRELLSGNARLT, from the coding sequence ATGGAAAACAAGAAGTCAGAACAGAAACGGCAGCAGGGCCGTCTGCGGGTAGCAATCGACGGCCAATACCGGTTCGCAGGCGAGCCTGAATGGCAGAACTGTACCATTTTTGATCTCAGCCCCAGCGGCATGGCGCTCGGTGGCAAACAGTCTTTCTATGCGGGTGACAAGATTGAGGTGCGCTTCGTGCTTGAAAAACGTACCGTTACGGCTGAACTTGAAGTCACAAACCTGATCGGCAAAAAAGCGGGCGGTAAGATTCTGAAAATGACCGATGACGACCGCGGCTACGTACAAGAAATTCTTAACCGTGAATTGCTGTCGGGCAATGCAAGGCTTACCTGA
- a CDS encoding multicopper oxidase family protein, producing the protein MKNLSRLNFLQKSGAALVGALAAGRLMAAEGHGGHASPKPQNDTGAGGEHESVDENLNTSHRVITPNVASLGFTMENGFKTFRLTAEKVKREFAPGMVVDCWGYNGSAPGPTIEVSEGDKVRIYVTNKLPEKTSVHWHGVLLPCGMDGVAGLNQPHIMPGETYKYEFAIKQKAATLMYHPHSDEMVQMAMGMMGFFIIHPKKPERKIDRDFAIMLQEWRIEPGTSKPNPLIMLDFNIFTFNHRAFPGTDHLVVKTGDRVRIRLANLSMDSHPIHLHGHYFHVTGTDAGPIQKTAWVPEVTVNVPVGSTRDIEFIADNPGDWAFHCHKSHHTMNAMAHDIPNMMDVKRDKAHEKRVRKQLPNYMEMGNEGMGEMAEMEMKIPRNTLPMMTGTGPFGPIEMGGMFTVLKVRDKLKNYDDPGWYKYPKGSVASKV; encoded by the coding sequence ATGAAAAATTTATCACGACTCAATTTCTTGCAGAAGTCGGGCGCGGCGCTTGTCGGCGCGCTGGCGGCCGGGCGGCTCATGGCGGCCGAAGGCCATGGAGGCCATGCGAGCCCCAAACCACAGAACGATACGGGAGCCGGCGGCGAACACGAATCGGTCGATGAGAACCTGAATACATCCCACCGCGTGATTACACCCAATGTCGCATCGCTCGGTTTTACGATGGAGAACGGGTTTAAGACCTTTCGCCTCACGGCCGAGAAGGTGAAGCGCGAGTTTGCGCCTGGCATGGTCGTCGACTGCTGGGGCTACAACGGCTCGGCGCCGGGGCCGACGATCGAAGTCTCTGAGGGTGACAAGGTGCGCATTTACGTGACGAATAAGCTGCCCGAAAAAACTTCGGTGCACTGGCATGGGGTTCTGTTGCCGTGCGGCATGGATGGCGTCGCGGGCCTCAACCAGCCGCACATTATGCCGGGCGAGACATACAAGTATGAGTTCGCGATAAAACAAAAGGCCGCGACGCTGATGTATCACCCGCACTCTGACGAGATGGTGCAGATGGCGATGGGAATGATGGGCTTTTTTATCATTCACCCGAAAAAGCCCGAGCGTAAAATCGACCGCGACTTTGCGATCATGCTGCAAGAGTGGCGTATAGAACCTGGCACGTCGAAACCGAACCCTCTGATCATGTTGGATTTTAACATCTTCACATTCAACCACCGTGCTTTTCCCGGCACCGACCATTTGGTCGTCAAAACCGGCGACCGGGTTCGCATTCGGCTCGCAAACCTGAGTATGGATTCGCACCCGATTCACCTTCACGGCCACTACTTTCATGTCACCGGTACCGACGCCGGGCCGATACAGAAAACCGCGTGGGTTCCCGAGGTGACGGTGAATGTGCCGGTGGGTTCAACGCGCGACATCGAGTTTATCGCCGACAACCCGGGTGACTGGGCGTTTCACTGCCACAAGTCGCACCATACGATGAACGCAATGGCGCACGACATACCGAACATGATGGATGTCAAACGCGACAAGGCACACGAAAAGCGTGTGCGCAAACAGTTGCCGAACTATATGGAGATGGGTAACGAAGGCATGGGCGAAATGGCTGAGATGGAAATGAAAATACCCCGCAACACGCTGCCGATGATGACGGGCACGGGCCCCTTCGGCCCGATTGAAATGGGGGGAATGTTTACCGTGCTCAAGGTGCGTGACAAGTTAAAGAACTATGATGACCCGGGTTGGTATAAATACCCGAAAGGTTCGGTTGCAAGTAAGGTATAA
- the waaF gene encoding lipopolysaccharide heptosyltransferase II has product MAQKSNLRRDTDAMAPARVLVHAPNWVGDHAMAFPFYAALRELLPEAELVLVGRRWVSDLAPPWFDEIINLEGKELRKEDLKALRALRFDAGFTLSPSFRSAWLLKRLGITQRYGFASDLRSWLLTRSKNRQRHEPYNRFEHRALAYLRLLNIWLPAGIIAEDLFERFRDVRLEATPLAAVEKKFALPKAAERIVVCPGSTAASKKYPAGHHVRALELMREKNPHLQIVLLGAPIDQNDADVILRHFASDKKPAVFSLCGKTTLTEAHALISSARFVIANDSGLAHLTSLTATPLITFNGMGRRQETGPLTASKVMFDLDLPCSPCFAKVCPRRDAPLECLTGILPERVAAAGVQLLKAKRR; this is encoded by the coding sequence ATGGCGCAAAAATCAAACTTGCGCCGCGACACTGACGCAATGGCACCCGCAAGGGTGCTTGTGCATGCGCCGAACTGGGTAGGCGACCATGCCATGGCGTTTCCCTTTTATGCGGCACTCAGAGAACTTCTGCCTGAAGCAGAGCTCGTGCTCGTCGGCCGCCGCTGGGTGTCAGATCTGGCACCGCCCTGGTTTGATGAAATTATCAACCTTGAAGGTAAAGAGCTGCGCAAAGAGGATCTCAAAGCCTTACGGGCTCTGCGCTTTGACGCGGGCTTCACGCTTTCACCCAGTTTTCGCTCGGCGTGGCTTCTAAAACGCCTGGGCATCACACAGCGCTACGGTTTTGCGTCAGATTTGCGGTCATGGCTGCTCACGCGCTCGAAAAACCGCCAGCGGCACGAGCCATATAACCGGTTTGAGCACCGCGCGCTCGCATACCTGCGACTCTTGAATATCTGGCTGCCCGCAGGCATAATCGCCGAAGATCTGTTCGAGCGCTTTCGCGATGTCAGGCTAGAGGCGACGCCACTTGCCGCAGTGGAGAAAAAATTTGCGTTGCCGAAAGCCGCAGAGCGCATCGTCGTTTGCCCAGGCAGCACCGCCGCTTCGAAGAAATATCCGGCGGGGCATCATGTGCGGGCGCTCGAACTCATGAGGGAGAAAAATCCTCATCTTCAGATTGTACTGCTTGGTGCACCGATTGACCAGAACGACGCCGATGTTATCTTGCGGCATTTTGCTTCTGACAAGAAGCCGGCGGTTTTTTCGCTCTGCGGTAAAACGACGCTGACCGAAGCGCATGCCCTGATCAGTTCGGCACGCTTTGTAATCGCGAACGATTCGGGCCTGGCGCACCTGACTTCGCTGACAGCAACGCCGCTCATCACATTCAATGGAATGGGCCGCCGGCAAGAGACCGGGCCGCTGACCGCGAGCAAGGTAATGTTTGACCTTGATCTGCCTTGTTCGCCCTGTTTCGCGAAAGTCTGCCCGCGCCGCGATGCGCCGCTCGAATGCCTCACGGGTATTTTGCCAGAGCGGGTTGCTGCGGCGGGGGTTCAGCTTCTGAAAGCGAAACGGCGATAA